Proteins encoded together in one Mycobacterium simiae window:
- a CDS encoding alpha/beta hydrolase, whose product MSVRPRLVIVDGVPMSAIVAEAPDPKAVIVAIHGGGTTATYFDCPGYPAYSLLRAGAAAGFTVVALDRPGYGSSAAYPEAMTEGHQRVRLAYGAVDRTLSEKPFGAGLFVVGHSGGCELTLRMAADERGIDLLGIELAGTGRHYQSAAREMLRSATRERRPSGLRELLWHPEHLYPPEILSGVTVSPSAPAYEDQMVSDWSRHTFSTLAPAVRVPVHFSIAEYEQVWQSDDSAIEEIVAMFSAAPRCTVHRQPGAGHNISLGHTAAQYHAEVLAFVTECVIARSARDAEKEEAG is encoded by the coding sequence ATGAGCGTCCGTCCCCGACTCGTGATCGTCGACGGGGTACCGATGTCGGCGATCGTCGCCGAGGCACCCGACCCTAAGGCCGTAATCGTGGCCATCCACGGCGGCGGAACTACCGCAACATATTTCGACTGCCCCGGCTATCCGGCGTATTCGCTGTTGCGCGCCGGCGCCGCAGCGGGATTCACCGTCGTGGCACTCGACCGTCCCGGTTACGGCAGCTCGGCCGCCTACCCCGAGGCGATGACTGAAGGTCACCAACGGGTCCGACTAGCCTACGGGGCCGTCGATCGCACCCTCAGCGAAAAACCTTTCGGCGCTGGCCTGTTCGTGGTTGGTCATTCGGGCGGTTGCGAACTGACGCTGCGGATGGCGGCCGACGAGCGCGGCATTGATCTGCTCGGCATCGAGCTGGCCGGCACCGGCCGGCACTACCAGTCCGCGGCTCGCGAGATGCTGAGGTCGGCCACACGCGAACGTCGCCCGTCGGGGCTGCGGGAGCTGCTGTGGCATCCCGAACATCTGTATCCGCCCGAGATTCTGTCCGGCGTCACCGTCTCCCCGAGCGCGCCGGCCTACGAGGACCAGATGGTCTCGGATTGGTCCCGTCACACCTTTTCGACGCTGGCCCCGGCGGTGCGGGTGCCGGTGCACTTCAGCATCGCGGAGTACGAACAAGTTTGGCAGAGCGATGATTCGGCGATCGAGGAAATCGTTGCGATGTTCTCCGCCGCGCCGCGGTGCACAGTGCACCGACAACCCGGCGCGGGGCACAACATCAGCCTCGGCCACACCGCAGCGCAGTACCACGCGGAGGTTCTCGCGTTCGTGACGGAATGCGTGATCGCTCGCTCGGCGCGCGACGCGGAGAAAGAGGAGGCCGGTTGA
- a CDS encoding thiolase C-terminal domain-containing protein: MSAAPGRPLPQVTAENEFFWTSGADGQLRLQVCQACDSLIHPPAPVCRYCRSLDVGVRAVSGKATLAGFTVNERFSLPGLPAPYVIAQVAIAEDPRVRLTTNLVDCDTDRLELGQQVEVVFEQVENVWFPLFRPASDAEPGQLPVDDIAPELFGAHVRPMLTEEKFEDKVVLSGIGMSPIGRRLMAPPLALTVQACAAAIADAGLTYADIDGLSTYPGAINVGGFGEGGVTALEAALGIRPTWHNGAMETFGPGGSVIAAMQAVACGLARHVLCFRTLWEATHGELMKQGKIMPPMGRMSGWQMPFGATSAAHTLAMNAQRHFHRYGTTKETLGWIALNQRANAELNPTAIYRTTMTMDDYLNARTITTPFGLYDCDVPCDGAVAVIVSAVDAARDLAKPAVLVEAVGTQIIERLDWDQSTLTHEPQVLGQAAHMWTRTSLRPDDVDVAELYDGFSFNCLSWIEALGFCGIGEAKDFLDGGKNIARDGQLPLNTHGGQLSHGRTHGMGLLHEAVTQLRGEAGDRQVAGARVGVVSSGGLTPSGVILLRSDA, from the coding sequence GTGTCAGCAGCACCGGGCCGACCGCTGCCCCAGGTGACCGCAGAAAACGAGTTCTTCTGGACCTCGGGTGCCGATGGACAGCTCCGGCTGCAGGTATGTCAGGCCTGCGACTCGCTGATCCATCCGCCGGCGCCGGTGTGCCGCTATTGCCGTTCCCTAGATGTCGGGGTGCGTGCCGTCTCCGGCAAGGCGACGCTGGCCGGATTCACCGTCAACGAGCGCTTCAGCCTGCCCGGACTGCCGGCACCCTACGTAATCGCGCAGGTGGCAATCGCGGAGGACCCGCGAGTTCGCCTGACCACCAACCTCGTCGACTGCGACACTGATCGGCTCGAGCTCGGTCAGCAAGTCGAGGTCGTATTCGAGCAGGTCGAGAACGTCTGGTTTCCGCTGTTTCGCCCGGCATCCGACGCCGAGCCCGGTCAGTTGCCAGTCGACGACATCGCCCCCGAGCTGTTCGGCGCGCACGTCAGACCGATGCTCACCGAGGAGAAATTCGAGGACAAGGTCGTGCTGAGCGGGATCGGCATGTCGCCCATCGGCCGCCGCCTGATGGCGCCGCCACTGGCACTGACGGTGCAGGCCTGCGCAGCCGCCATCGCCGACGCCGGCCTAACCTATGCCGACATCGACGGCCTGTCGACCTACCCCGGCGCCATCAATGTCGGCGGATTCGGTGAGGGCGGCGTGACCGCGCTCGAGGCCGCGCTGGGGATCCGGCCGACGTGGCACAACGGCGCGATGGAGACGTTCGGCCCCGGCGGGTCGGTAATCGCCGCGATGCAAGCGGTCGCCTGTGGGCTGGCGAGGCATGTGCTGTGCTTCCGAACGTTATGGGAAGCCACCCACGGCGAGCTGATGAAGCAAGGCAAGATCATGCCACCGATGGGCCGAATGTCGGGCTGGCAGATGCCGTTCGGCGCCACGTCCGCCGCACACACCCTGGCGATGAACGCCCAGCGCCACTTCCACCGCTACGGCACCACCAAAGAAACGCTGGGCTGGATCGCGTTGAATCAGCGTGCCAACGCTGAGCTCAATCCGACGGCCATCTACCGGACGACGATGACGATGGACGACTACCTGAACGCGCGGACCATCACCACACCATTCGGCCTGTACGACTGCGACGTGCCGTGCGACGGGGCGGTCGCCGTGATTGTCTCGGCGGTCGACGCGGCCCGCGACCTGGCCAAGCCCGCGGTGCTGGTGGAGGCGGTGGGGACGCAGATCATCGAGCGACTCGACTGGGATCAGAGCACGCTGACCCACGAGCCGCAGGTGCTCGGGCAGGCGGCGCACATGTGGACGCGCACATCGCTGCGGCCCGACGACGTCGACGTCGCCGAGCTGTATGACGGCTTTTCGTTCAACTGCCTGTCCTGGATCGAAGCGCTGGGGTTCTGCGGGATCGGCGAGGCCAAGGACTTCCTCGACGGCGGCAAGAACATCGCCCGCGATGGCCAGCTGCCGCTCAACACCCACGGCGGCCAGCTGTCGCATGGCCGCACGCATGGCATGGGTCTGCTGCACGAGGCGGTCACCCAGCTGCGCGGCGAGGCGGGCGATCGCCAGGTCGCCGGCGCCCGAGTCGGCGTGGTCAGCAGCGGAGGCTTGACACCCAGCGGCGTGATTTTGCTGAGAAGCGACGCATGA
- a CDS encoding ferredoxin, with product MRIRLDRTVCDGFGICAKHAPGYFSLDDWGYASLIGDGAVGAADRDAVTRALLDCPVHAITEIGQPRSPAPQPAMADLGESDDPAEHLKTEENEAEWGFTR from the coding sequence ATGAGAATCCGCCTGGACCGCACCGTCTGCGACGGCTTCGGCATTTGCGCCAAGCACGCGCCGGGCTACTTCTCGCTCGACGACTGGGGCTATGCGTCCCTGATCGGAGACGGGGCCGTGGGCGCGGCGGACCGCGACGCCGTCACGCGGGCACTGCTGGACTGCCCGGTCCATGCCATCACCGAGATAGGTCAACCCAGATCCCCCGCGCCGCAGCCGGCAATGGCCGACCTGGGCGAGTCCGACGACCCTGCCGAGCACCTGAAAACCGAAGAGAACGAAGCCGAGTGGGGGTTCACGCGTTGA
- a CDS encoding NADH-ubiquinone oxidoreductase-F iron-sulfur binding region domain-containing protein, with translation MNTTQSTTLTTIIFPGCFPRLLTEQGGREDLSAYRRLGGYAALADTDALLHEVEASGLLGRGGAAFPLAVKLRTVRDNGQVIAATGGTVVIANGEEGEPASVKDRWLLRHRPHLVLDGLRLAAAVVAADRAYVYVSDPEAAHSIEAALGELGSDGQGVSIKLVTVQPGYVAGEETAAVRMINEGLAKPTDKPPRPFEAGVSDRPTLVSNVETLANLPYLQRHGAAAFRAAGTSLSPGTFLATITGGGKPPVLYELPHGVAFTELLAVHGVSPDRLRGVLMGGYFAGLLNRTVLETTLDHETMRRQGSGLGCGAISLITDDCPVAVAASVLAYFDRENAGQCGSCFNGTAAMAAAAGALRDGAATTEDVDRLRRWSVLLRGRGACATLDAATNVAATLLDQFPADVAAHLGGTCPVCVHGALRADRPYEAEAGRNA, from the coding sequence TTGAACACCACCCAGTCCACCACGCTGACCACCATCATCTTTCCGGGGTGCTTCCCGCGTCTGCTCACCGAGCAAGGCGGTCGGGAAGACCTCAGCGCCTACCGTCGGCTCGGCGGCTACGCCGCACTCGCCGACACTGATGCATTGCTGCATGAGGTCGAGGCCAGCGGGCTCCTTGGCCGGGGGGGCGCAGCCTTTCCCCTTGCGGTGAAATTACGGACCGTCCGCGACAACGGACAGGTGATCGCGGCCACCGGCGGCACTGTCGTGATCGCGAACGGCGAAGAGGGAGAACCGGCTTCGGTCAAGGACCGATGGCTGCTGCGCCACCGACCGCACTTGGTGTTGGACGGGCTGCGGTTGGCCGCGGCAGTCGTCGCCGCCGACCGCGCCTACGTGTACGTGTCCGATCCGGAGGCGGCACACAGCATCGAAGCCGCGCTCGGCGAGCTCGGTTCCGACGGTCAGGGCGTCAGCATAAAATTGGTGACGGTACAACCCGGTTACGTCGCGGGCGAGGAGACTGCCGCGGTCCGGATGATCAACGAGGGCCTGGCCAAACCGACCGACAAGCCGCCACGCCCATTCGAGGCGGGCGTGTCCGACCGGCCGACGTTGGTGAGCAACGTGGAGACGCTGGCCAATCTGCCCTACCTGCAACGGCACGGCGCAGCCGCGTTCCGTGCGGCGGGCACGTCGCTGTCACCCGGCACTTTCCTGGCCACCATCACCGGCGGAGGTAAGCCGCCGGTCCTCTACGAACTGCCGCACGGCGTGGCGTTCACGGAATTGCTTGCGGTGCATGGTGTTTCCCCCGACCGGCTGCGGGGAGTGCTGATGGGCGGATACTTCGCCGGTTTGCTCAACCGCACGGTATTGGAGACCACACTCGATCACGAGACGATGCGGCGCCAGGGCAGCGGTCTGGGTTGCGGCGCGATCTCGCTGATCACCGACGATTGCCCCGTCGCGGTAGCAGCGTCGGTGCTGGCCTACTTCGACCGAGAAAACGCCGGCCAATGCGGGTCCTGCTTCAACGGGACGGCGGCCATGGCGGCGGCCGCAGGCGCGCTGCGCGACGGTGCGGCGACCACCGAGGACGTCGACCGATTGCGCCGCTGGTCGGTGCTGCTGCGCGGACGCGGGGCGTGCGCAACCCTGGATGCGGCCACCAACGTTGCGGCCACCCTGCTCGACCAATTCCCGGCCGACGTCGCCGCACATCTCGGCGGCACCTGCCCGGTCTGCGTGCATGGCGCACTCCGCGCCGATCGTCCCTACGAGGCGGAAGCAGGGAGAAACGCATGA
- a CDS encoding alpha/beta fold hydrolase, giving the protein MPAIEINGGNVVYEILGDSGDLIALTPGGRFSKEIPGLRPLAEALVAGGYRVLLWDRPNCGASDVQFYGQSESHMRAETLHKLVTGLGFQRCILAGGSGGARDSMLTTMLYPQLVTKLVVWNIVGGIYGTFVLGSFYIIPSILAVRGTGMEGVVKVQEWRERIEENPNNKQRFLEFDSGEFLKVMLRWLNAFVSKPGQTIPGVEDEMFDRITVPTLIIRGGENDMDHPKRTSLEVSCLIKGSKLIDPPWPEDAWERAAEDRAAGRVKHFNMFDTWVRAAPAILDFLGS; this is encoded by the coding sequence GTGCCCGCTATTGAGATCAACGGGGGAAATGTCGTCTACGAAATCCTCGGTGACTCAGGCGATCTCATTGCCCTGACGCCCGGAGGCCGGTTCAGCAAGGAGATCCCCGGGCTCCGCCCGCTGGCCGAGGCCCTGGTCGCGGGCGGCTACCGGGTGCTGTTGTGGGACCGGCCCAACTGCGGCGCGTCCGATGTACAGTTTTACGGGCAAAGCGAGTCCCACATGCGGGCCGAAACCTTGCACAAGTTGGTGACGGGGCTCGGCTTCCAGCGCTGCATCCTGGCCGGAGGTTCCGGCGGTGCAAGGGATTCCATGCTGACGACGATGCTCTACCCGCAGCTGGTCACCAAGCTCGTGGTGTGGAACATCGTCGGCGGTATCTACGGCACCTTCGTGCTGGGGTCCTTCTACATCATTCCCAGCATCCTGGCGGTGCGCGGCACCGGGATGGAGGGCGTGGTGAAGGTGCAGGAGTGGCGTGAACGTATCGAGGAGAACCCGAACAACAAGCAGCGCTTCCTGGAATTCGACTCCGGCGAGTTCCTCAAGGTCATGCTGCGCTGGCTCAATGCGTTCGTTTCCAAACCGGGACAGACGATTCCGGGCGTCGAGGATGAGATGTTCGACCGGATCACGGTTCCCACCCTGATCATCCGTGGCGGCGAGAACGACATGGACCATCCCAAGCGAACATCGTTGGAAGTCAGTTGCCTGATCAAAGGATCAAAGCTGATCGATCCGCCCTGGCCTGAGGACGCGTGGGAGCGGGCAGCCGAAGACCGCGCCGCCGGACGGGTCAAGCACTTCAACATGTTCGATACGTGGGTGCGGGCGGCGCCGGCGATTCTGGACTTCCTGGGGTCGTGA
- a CDS encoding Rieske (2Fe-2S) protein: MTAKEEGATTRRPEPRLAQGREHVVATVDEIPPGTHKLVPIGRHGVGVYNVNGAFYAIANYCPHQGGPLCSGRARGRTIVDETAPGDSVMVRDLEYIYCPWHQWGFELATGTTAVKPEWSIRTYPVRVVGNDVLVQA, translated from the coding sequence TTGACGGCCAAAGAGGAAGGGGCAACCACGCGGCGCCCCGAACCCCGTCTCGCCCAGGGTCGCGAACACGTTGTCGCCACCGTCGACGAAATCCCGCCGGGCACACACAAGTTGGTACCGATCGGGCGTCATGGCGTCGGTGTGTACAACGTCAACGGCGCCTTCTACGCGATCGCGAATTACTGCCCGCATCAAGGCGGTCCGCTCTGTTCGGGACGCGCTCGAGGTCGCACCATCGTCGACGAGACCGCGCCGGGCGACTCGGTGATGGTGCGCGACCTGGAATACATCTACTGCCCGTGGCATCAATGGGGTTTCGAGCTGGCGACTGGCACCACCGCGGTCAAGCCGGAATGGAGTATCCGCACCTATCCGGTACGCGTCGTCGGCAATGACGTTTTGGTACAGGCCTAA
- a CDS encoding amidohydrolase family protein, whose amino-acid sequence MTLTHSQERVPATERIAVRCVDSDVHPAPKRGELVPYIPEPWRSKYFLTRTVGEQIYYDAPDYAHSYAMRVDSFPANGEFPCSDPDLAFRQLIMEAGSDIAILEPAAYPARLPEAQHAMSAALNDWQANHWLDSHNNWHQRWRGSICCAIEEPAESAREIEKWAGHPYMAQILIKAEPRPSWGHPKYDPIWAAATKHDITVSCHLSRSQFDELPIPPVGFPSYNHDFMVTYSLLAANQVMSLIFDGVFDRFPSLRIVFVEHAFTWILPLMWRMDAIYQARKSWVDIKRKPSEYVKDHIKFTTQPLDYPEDKTELTRALEWMECEKILLFSSDYPHWTFDDPRWLVKHLPKHARDAVMYKNGIATYHLPETVPVLEGQTRVL is encoded by the coding sequence ATGACGTTGACCCATTCCCAGGAGCGGGTTCCGGCAACCGAGCGCATTGCGGTCCGTTGCGTCGATTCGGATGTCCACCCGGCACCCAAACGCGGTGAGCTCGTCCCATACATCCCCGAGCCTTGGCGCAGTAAGTATTTCCTGACCCGCACTGTTGGCGAGCAGATCTACTACGACGCTCCCGACTACGCCCACTCTTACGCGATGCGGGTGGACTCTTTCCCCGCCAACGGCGAATTTCCCTGCAGCGACCCCGATTTAGCGTTTCGCCAGCTCATCATGGAGGCGGGTTCGGACATCGCCATTCTGGAACCGGCCGCCTACCCGGCGCGCCTACCCGAAGCGCAGCACGCGATGTCGGCCGCGCTGAACGACTGGCAGGCCAATCACTGGCTGGACAGCCACAACAATTGGCACCAACGGTGGCGCGGTTCGATCTGCTGCGCCATCGAGGAGCCGGCGGAATCCGCGCGCGAGATCGAGAAGTGGGCCGGGCACCCCTACATGGCGCAGATCCTGATCAAGGCCGAGCCGCGGCCGTCCTGGGGTCATCCGAAGTACGATCCGATCTGGGCAGCCGCCACCAAGCACGACATCACCGTGAGTTGCCACCTGTCGCGCAGCCAATTCGACGAGTTGCCCATCCCGCCGGTGGGCTTCCCCAGCTACAACCACGACTTCATGGTGACCTACTCGCTGCTAGCCGCCAACCAGGTGATGAGCCTGATCTTCGACGGTGTTTTCGATCGATTCCCGTCGCTGCGCATCGTTTTCGTCGAGCACGCGTTCACCTGGATCCTGCCGCTGATGTGGCGCATGGACGCGATTTACCAGGCCCGCAAATCGTGGGTCGACATCAAGCGCAAGCCGTCGGAGTACGTCAAGGACCACATCAAGTTCACCACCCAGCCGCTGGACTATCCCGAAGACAAGACGGAGCTGACCCGCGCGCTGGAATGGATGGAGTGCGAGAAGATTCTGCTGTTCTCGTCGGACTACCCGCATTGGACATTCGACGATCCACGGTGGCTGGTCAAACACCTGCCTAAGCACGCGCGGGATGCGGTGATGTACAAGAACGGCATCGCCACCTACCACCTACCCGAGACCGTGCCGGTCCTCGAGGGTCAGACCCGGGTGCTTTGA
- a CDS encoding amidohydrolase family protein — translation MIEHADGTSTPLIDASVHIFFPSNKALRATLREPFKSRGFPDYEMDWYGAPGGEYAPNTEGPNRGYPGSDPEFVGRELFSKRGVDVAVLHPMARGIMPDRHLGTALHAAHNEMMVSKWLESDTFGERFRGTIRVNPDDIPGALREIEKWRSHPRVVQIGVPLQSRELYGKPQFWPLWEAAADAGLPVAAHIEVGSGIALPPTPSGNTRTYEQYVSFMALNYLYHQMNMIAEGVFERFDGLRFVWGDGAADFITPFIWRMDTFGRPHLEQTPWAPRIPSDYLPGHVYFVQGSLDGPGDVEFAGEWFGFTGKDNMVMFGSSYPHWQCGDAQQLPRALSAEQREKLCWRNAAQLYGIDIPAGVSAQ, via the coding sequence GTGATCGAACATGCTGACGGAACCAGCACCCCGCTGATCGACGCGAGCGTGCACATCTTCTTTCCCTCCAACAAGGCGCTGCGCGCGACCCTGCGTGAGCCGTTCAAGAGTCGTGGCTTCCCCGACTACGAGATGGACTGGTACGGCGCACCGGGCGGTGAATATGCGCCCAACACCGAAGGTCCGAACCGGGGGTACCCCGGTTCGGACCCTGAATTCGTTGGCCGCGAGCTCTTTTCGAAGCGCGGGGTCGACGTGGCCGTCCTGCACCCGATGGCCCGAGGCATCATGCCAGACCGACACCTGGGGACGGCGCTGCACGCCGCGCACAACGAAATGATGGTGTCGAAGTGGCTGGAGTCCGACACCTTCGGCGAGCGGTTCCGTGGCACCATCCGCGTCAACCCCGATGACATCCCCGGCGCGCTGCGCGAGATCGAGAAGTGGCGGTCGCATCCGCGCGTGGTCCAGATCGGCGTGCCGTTGCAGTCCCGTGAGCTGTACGGCAAACCGCAGTTCTGGCCGCTGTGGGAAGCCGCCGCCGACGCCGGCCTGCCCGTCGCCGCCCATATCGAAGTGGGCTCCGGCATCGCGCTCCCCCCGACGCCGAGCGGGAACACCCGCACTTATGAGCAGTACGTCAGCTTCATGGCGCTGAACTACCTCTATCACCAGATGAACATGATCGCCGAGGGAGTGTTCGAGCGATTCGACGGCCTCAGGTTCGTGTGGGGCGATGGGGCCGCCGACTTCATCACGCCGTTCATCTGGCGGATGGACACGTTCGGCCGGCCGCACCTCGAGCAGACGCCGTGGGCGCCACGAATTCCCAGCGACTACCTGCCCGGTCACGTGTATTTCGTGCAGGGCAGTCTCGACGGGCCCGGCGATGTCGAATTCGCCGGCGAATGGTTCGGCTTCACCGGCAAGGACAACATGGTGATGTTCGGCTCCAGCTACCCGCACTGGCAATGCGGCGATGCGCAGCAGCTGCCCCGCGCCCTGTCCGCCGAGCAGCGCGAAAAGCTGTGCTGGCGCAACGCGGCACAGCTCTACGGCATAGACATCCCCGCCGGGGTAAGCGCACAGTAG
- a CDS encoding COG4705 family protein: protein MTDVTRHALTKVPAVTLGFWIIKVLATTLGETGGDTVTMTLDWGYAAGVGLFGFALVALVAAQIYAKRFHPTLYWATIIASTTFGTVLADYADRSLGIGYTGGSLLLLTCLLATLALWRWSEGTVSVSTVCTPRVEAFYWATITFSQTLGTALGDWLADTSGFGYERGALVFGTALLAVVGLYYWTGISRVALFWVAFILTRPLGATVGDLLDKPVADGGLALSRPLASAVLGALIVALLIVLPQRAGRHPGHADGTTATSRRGAKSNERQPAGDSPDPNS, encoded by the coding sequence ATGACGGACGTTACGAGACACGCGTTGACCAAGGTGCCAGCGGTCACGTTGGGCTTCTGGATCATCAAAGTCCTGGCGACGACGCTGGGCGAGACCGGCGGCGACACCGTCACGATGACGCTGGACTGGGGATACGCCGCCGGCGTTGGGCTCTTCGGCTTCGCGTTGGTGGCACTGGTTGCCGCGCAGATCTATGCCAAGCGATTTCATCCGACCTTGTACTGGGCGACGATCATTGCCTCGACGACGTTCGGCACGGTGTTGGCCGATTACGCCGATCGGTCGCTCGGGATCGGCTACACGGGCGGCTCGCTACTGCTGCTGACGTGTCTGCTGGCGACCCTGGCACTGTGGCGGTGGTCGGAGGGGACGGTCTCGGTCAGCACGGTTTGCACGCCCAGGGTGGAGGCGTTCTACTGGGCAACCATTACGTTTTCTCAGACGCTCGGCACCGCGCTGGGCGATTGGCTCGCCGACACGAGCGGATTCGGCTATGAACGCGGCGCGCTGGTCTTCGGTACGGCACTGCTCGCAGTCGTGGGCCTTTACTACTGGACCGGCATCTCGCGCGTCGCCCTGTTTTGGGTGGCATTCATCCTGACTAGGCCGCTGGGCGCAACCGTCGGTGACCTGCTGGATAAGCCTGTCGCCGACGGAGGCCTTGCCCTGAGTCGCCCGCTGGCTTCCGCGGTTCTCGGCGCGCTGATCGTCGCGTTGCTCATCGTCCTGCCGCAGCGCGCTGGCCGTCACCCCGGGCACGCCGACGGGACGACGGCGACATCGCGGCGAGGAGCGAAATCCAACGAACGTCAGCCGGCAGGCGACAGTCCGGACCCAAACTCGTGA
- a CDS encoding response regulator transcription factor translates to MRVLLVEDEARLSATLSMGLRAEGFVVVAVGTGIEGLHEATENTFDVVILDIMLPGHSGYEVLRRMRAREVWTPVLMLTAKDGEYDETDAFELGADDYLTKPFSFRVLVARLRALARRGAPERPVVMTAGSLSLDPARHTVQRGSSPISLTPREYGLLEFLMRKKDIVVTKAEILRNVWDAHHQGPDNVVEVYMGYLRRKIDIPFGTNTIETLRGVGYRLIG, encoded by the coding sequence ATGAGAGTCCTGCTTGTCGAGGACGAGGCGCGGTTATCGGCGACGTTGTCGATGGGGCTCAGGGCGGAGGGCTTCGTCGTGGTGGCTGTGGGCACCGGCATCGAAGGCCTGCACGAGGCCACCGAGAACACCTTCGACGTCGTAATTCTTGACATCATGTTGCCCGGGCACAGCGGGTATGAGGTCCTGCGCCGAATGCGGGCGCGGGAGGTCTGGACGCCGGTGCTCATGCTGACAGCCAAGGATGGCGAGTACGACGAAACCGATGCGTTCGAGCTCGGAGCAGATGACTATCTGACCAAACCGTTTTCGTTCAGGGTGCTGGTGGCCCGTCTCCGTGCATTGGCGCGGCGCGGCGCGCCAGAGCGGCCGGTAGTCATGACGGCGGGATCGCTGTCACTGGATCCCGCTCGGCACACGGTGCAGCGCGGCTCCAGCCCGATCTCGCTGACCCCGCGTGAGTACGGGCTACTGGAGTTTCTGATGCGCAAAAAAGACATCGTGGTGACCAAGGCGGAGATCTTGCGCAACGTCTGGGATGCCCATCATCAAGGGCCCGACAACGTCGTCGAGGTGTACATGGGGTACCTACGCCGTAAGATCGACATTCCCTTTGGCACCAACACCATTGAAACGCTTCGTGGCGTCGGTTACCGCCTGATCGGCTGA
- a CDS encoding HAMP domain-containing sensor histidine kinase produces MSTVWPLRRHRSAVRLPNLGVPARSAAVSAIVVLVALTLAGTVLDAILYRSLLDAVDDATEDRVRNIIEELHSESPARLDSALLATDQHVVAVQLIGPDGEVISRSGLAPDTALVPVTRFDLNLRRGIPDDEVPHDNMRLSGQRVNTATGEYTVLVGGGSEAVEATARTFALLFAGGAPMVIAVAAAASYWLVRRSLQSVDAIRSRVADISASDLAERVPVPTSRDEISALAVTMNEMLARVEAGHRAQQRFVSDASHELRSPLSTIISGLEVAEAHPQLLDSELAVGTLLPEAQRMRALIDDLLLLARADERNLVLRNDVVPLADLAEVEADRLRRDSQREIRTDTCPTTFIGDPAAVGRAIRNLIENAVRHANSRVDICVGSRDGMAILTVSDDGPGIAAADRGRVFERFVRLDDDRARTGGGTGLGLAIVAEIAAAHGGTVTIDDRPGGGTTMIVTFPQRKDGSR; encoded by the coding sequence ATGTCTACGGTTTGGCCGTTACGGCGGCACCGGTCTGCGGTGCGCCTTCCGAATCTGGGCGTTCCCGCTCGGTCGGCCGCTGTGTCGGCAATCGTCGTATTGGTGGCGCTCACGCTCGCCGGCACGGTATTGGACGCGATCCTCTATCGGTCGTTGCTGGACGCCGTCGACGATGCGACCGAGGATCGGGTCCGCAACATCATCGAAGAACTGCACTCCGAATCACCCGCGCGACTCGACAGCGCGCTGCTTGCCACCGACCAACACGTGGTCGCGGTCCAGCTGATCGGCCCGGATGGCGAGGTGATAAGCCGGTCTGGGCTCGCGCCGGACACGGCGTTGGTCCCCGTCACCCGTTTCGATCTCAACTTGCGCCGCGGCATCCCCGACGACGAAGTGCCCCATGACAACATGCGCCTCAGCGGTCAACGAGTGAACACCGCGACCGGCGAGTACACGGTCCTGGTTGGCGGGGGGAGCGAAGCGGTCGAGGCCACCGCGCGTACCTTCGCTCTGCTCTTCGCCGGTGGCGCACCGATGGTCATCGCGGTGGCGGCGGCGGCTAGCTACTGGCTCGTTCGGCGATCTCTGCAATCCGTCGACGCGATCCGCAGCCGGGTCGCTGACATCTCGGCTTCCGACCTGGCTGAACGAGTCCCGGTCCCTACCAGTCGTGACGAGATTTCGGCCTTGGCCGTGACCATGAACGAAATGCTGGCGCGCGTCGAAGCAGGACACCGGGCCCAACAGCGCTTCGTCAGCGACGCATCCCACGAACTTCGAAGCCCGCTGTCTACCATCATCTCCGGCCTGGAAGTCGCTGAGGCCCATCCCCAATTGCTCGACTCGGAATTGGCGGTCGGTACGCTACTTCCCGAGGCTCAGCGGATGCGCGCGCTGATCGACGATCTGCTGCTGCTCGCGCGTGCCGACGAGCGAAACCTGGTGCTACGCAACGATGTGGTGCCTCTCGCGGACCTCGCGGAGGTTGAGGCGGACCGGTTGCGACGCGACTCACAACGCGAGATTCGCACCGATACCTGCCCGACAACGTTCATCGGCGACCCGGCGGCGGTGGGCCGTGCCATCCGCAACCTCATCGAAAATGCGGTCCGCCATGCTAATTCACGCGTCGATATTTGCGTCGGTAGCCGGGACGGTATGGCGATACTCACCGTCAGCGATGACGGCCCCGGCATCGCGGCCGCCGATCGTGGCCGGGTCTTCGAGCGGTTCGTGCGACTGGACGATGATCGGGCCCGCACCGGCGGCGGAACCGGTTTGGGCTTGGCGATCGTCGCCGAGATCGCGGCCGCACACGGCGGCACGGTTACCATTGACGACCGACCCGGCGGCGGAACCACAATGATCGTGACATTTCCTCAGAGAAAAGACGGATCTCGCTGA